Proteins from a genomic interval of Centroberyx gerrardi isolate f3 chromosome 23, fCenGer3.hap1.cur.20231027, whole genome shotgun sequence:
- the kdm6ba gene encoding uncharacterized protein kdm6ba isoform X4 — MFFGASIGDSSVNGWMHHAVEQFGGRGTRDSFPLDGLNRGPWAPVGGRAWPPPARCSPGINQHQLLPHLPPGPMGGLNHPSKFFNNGPMQVRGGEKLDLPQAMLSGLQREQQRPPHHHLHPPPPHRAWEQLGQLYESHPPPPQGHPAVPLPNEHTLRLHNGGYAGSGGPPPNPHLPPGRPNQLLKFGGPQEQHIPRGPLGDEMWAQVQQQRGYPGKMLGGQLKRPAPPLGEHSVIQHTPLPSLHPSSRPGAEDCPSPSKRKKSSDQVSHPGLQRFSGLGQSLPSQQQPSGHYPPPKPAFWNPLHKANTPWQPHTTERKNAPSQEFQETNKQSMGGYTHKSSPVSSTPSTLSPPPTSSPGSYNQGCGAPQPQKAAFQPQAVNQQSPHSSYSHPSSKLAPTPPRQAMEPRGPQRGLLIGGRCGSQAFPHTPSTPTRGDRDQHLHTQSSPANPPATSSSSVPYSHFQPHPGLGHQGPPPPPPPPPASSTSVPQQQQSGPHEAWRYQSRPSGHSLESGLYRPPGLLPQGQKSQNQVVESRAPVSSQHHHHVSPPLPPARTPVITPNPPASQALSCYANSSSISGVSTVTTSPPAGCPVKNVIIRSDTWQRGREPGPQTSSTVTTPTSPLDALLQPSYQGAQAGTTTHPHQRAPPRPQQQGPANSQSQPMQGKTSYYGRAEMERSPALSSSSSLFSSGHQRAGESVITSRVSNPLPSSASAYCPMAPTAARTTVNSAPRPSNPVLSSRLGHQPGSASTQAYSQPHLRPLASVPQSIEEALDKLDAELEGHMQAEERRKRDREEEERKIREEERRRRREWEKKQEEERKKKELEKKEEERKRRELERQEEERKKREWERQEQERKKREWERQEQERKKREWERQEEERRRRELERQEEERKKREWERQEQERKKREWERQEQDRKKRDWERQEQERKKREWERQEEEKKKQREWERKEEEKKRRMERKREEELRSAKGKEQTAIENLERLLSGNSSPTPPPPRLSSATTPPSAPPPPNTRASPPYPWLSRGGVLPCPPGQTPNTTAPLERLRPPPLTPQTEYAREKQRQREMWSNNGGTTLSPSSTHNTSGMNQLAYHNQAHKPPTMQAAPSQSKDSVRERDSSSSSQQQTAGGLCSLPTPALREPPKLYQAFPRDNLPPAPPSSTTSSSTGSLLHKRMPSGGLGSLGSSASSCSGDSDSAQFEEEPSELSTLLPDGLANIMAMLDESIKKEEEMYSNEKTGSRGLLDTFSPSVQPVKSYLCAPDLIPAPKHQPNQEEFGSNPHASPPVLSRQGSLASPCSRTSSLNEEDEDCLKAPPNIPLNPKQSMDMAMGAANTNYRHSDLAKLYGLPDPAKSEADEEEDEDESETPSCSPPPQRPHLHQTGVNSMFKSLATVLESQKYAYRGGPFGRPPPSALVGVKYSSSLSLGPDICHQQQGNSPTSDSTNHPGFSPAVPPLKSSPTPLLENKKLTVEEADIWRDGRETTDKRINSIKKEFIPSIKPVKKVKEEQKLTTISESSLAELGRSCEVMLSRQSLPNKSSADKPNSHVKLEDRHKPEREKERNRERDKNRDRDRDREKEKKRKHGHSHSSSSSSSKKYEERKERKKKHREKREEMTFSSSSSSSSSTHSSSSSGSGHKRHKDGKSHKEKKDRRILGDLDLQSKEVREKNRARSDSEKKKRKEASSAGSTSEGEHAEWTSQSSGERSSGCKKDTESSGSSLGSMDFLKLKALSDGPPKELKIRLIKVESGDRETFIASEVEEKRIPLEDICIKNTASEIIRACKGARVKGKFRESYLLPAFSVKPVMTSDVPIPREKLNPPTPSIYLESKRDAFSPVLLQFCTDPKNPVTVIRGLAGSLRLNLGLFSTKSLVDANSEHAVEVRTQVQQPADENWDATGTGQTWPCESSRSHTTIAKYAQYQASSFQESLQEEKGSDEEEDDDDEKDKDKEKEKEKEKEKEKEKEKEKEKKLSNSPDTPSKDSSKESASGEQKPVGKIIKFGTNIDLSDPKRWKPQLQELQKLPAFMRVASSGNMLSHVGHTILGMNTVQLYMKVPGSRTPGHQENNNFCSVNINIGPGDCEWFSVHENYWHAISDFCEKHGVDYLTGSWWPVLEDLYKANIPVYRFIQRPGDLVWINAGTVHWVQAVGWCNNIAWNVGPLHAYQYQLALERFEWNEVKKVKSIVPMIHVSWNVARTVKVTDPDTYKMVRHCLLQSIKHIQILRDQLVATGKKISYQSRVKDEPAYYCNECDVEVFDLLFVTSENSSRKTYVVHCEDCARQRSPSLTNVVVLEQYRIEELMNTYDSFSLATPSGSR; from the exons GCTGGATGCATCACGCGGTAGAGCAGTTTGGCGGGCGTGGCACACGGGACTCCTTCCCTCTGGACGGACTCAACCGGGGACCATGGGCTCCCGTGGGTGGCCGCGCCTGGCCGCCACCTGCCAG GTGTTCGCCTGGAATAAACCAACACCAGCTCCTCCCCCATCTACCTCCTGGTCCTATGGGTGGACTGAACCATCCCAGTAAATTCTTCAATAATGG GCCCATGCAAGTGCGAGGAGGCGAGAAGCTGGACCTCCCCCAGGCCATGTTATCAGGCCTGCAGAGGGAGCAGCAGAgacctcctcatcatcatcttcatcctccacctccccacaGAGCATGGGAGCAACTAGGCCAGTTGTACGaatcccaccctcctcctcctcaaggACATCCCGCCGTGCCCCTGCCTAACGAACACACACTCCGTCTCCATAATGGAGGTTATGCTGGCAGCGGCGGACCTCCCCCCAATCCCCACCTTCCCCCCGGCAGGCCCAACCAACTGCTGAAG TTTGGGGGTCCTCAGGAGCAGCACATCCCCCGGGGTCCGCTGGGAGATGAGATGTGGGCTCAGGTGCAGCAG CAGAGGGGCTACCCAGGGAAGATGCTAGGGGGTCAGCTGAAGAGACCGGCCCCTCCATTGGGAGAGCACTCGGTCATCCAGCACACCCCTCTGCCATCCCTCCACCCGTCCTCCCGCCCAGGCGCTGAGGACTGTCCCAGCCCCagcaagaggaagaagagcTCGGATCAG gtgTCCCATCCAGGGCTGCAGCGTTTCTCTGGCCTGGGCCAGTCTTTGCCCTCCCAGCAGCAGCCCTCGGGCCACTACCCCCCTCCAAAACCGGCCTTCTGGAACCCCCTTCACAAGGCCAACACTCCCTGGCAGCCCCACACCACTGAACGCAAGAACGCGCCGTCGCAGGAGTTCCAG GAAACCAACAAACAAAGCATGGGCGGCTACACCCACAagtcctctcctgtctcctccacccCTTCGACCCTCTCCCCTCCGCCGACCTCTTCTCCTGGAAGCTACAACCAGGGATGTGGTGCCCCCCAACCCCAGAAGGCTGCGTTCCAACCTCAGGCTGTAAACCAGCAGTCCCCTCACTCCTCATACTCCCACCCCAGCTCCAAACTAGCTCCGACTCCACCCCGCCAGGCCATGGAGCCTCGTGGCCCTCAGAGAGGCCTTCTCATTGGGGGCCGATGTGGCAGCCAAGCCTTCCCTCATACGCCATCTACCCCGACCAGGGGGGATAGAGACCAACATTTACATACCCAATCTTCACCAGCAAACCCCCCTgctaccagcagcagcagtgtgccTTACAGCCACTTCCAGCCTCATCCAGGGCTGGGGCACCAgggtccccctcctcctccacctcctcctcctgccagcAGCACCTCAGTACCTCAGCAACAGCAAAGTGGGCCCCACGAGGCCTGGAGATACCAGAGCAGGCCCAGCGGTCATTCCCTG GAGTCGGGCCTCTACAGGCCTCCAGGACTGCTACCTCAGGGCCAAAAGAGCCAGAATCAGGTTGTGGAGAGTCGGGCTCCAGTTTCCTCCCAGCATCACCACCACGTCAgcccccctctgcccccagCCCGAACCCCTGTCATCACCCCCAATCCTCCCGCCTCCCAGGCCCTCAGCTGCTATGCcaacagcagcagtattagTGGAGTGTCCACAGTGACCACATCGCCCCCTGCTGGTTGCCCTGTGAAAAACGTTATTATCAGGAGTGACAcctggcagagaggaagagagccaGGACCCCAGACCTCCAGCACAGTCACCACCCCCACCTCTCCGCTGGATGCCCTGCTGCAGCCAAGCTATCAGGGAGCCCAAGCTGGCACTACCACCCACCCGCACCAGCGGGCACCGCCCCGACCACAACAGCAGGGACCCGCCAATTCCCAGTCCCAGCCCATGCAGGGGAAGACGTCATACTATGGTCGGGCTGAGATGGAGCGTAGTCCCGCGctttcctcatcctcttccttgTTCTCCTCAGGGCACCAGAGGGCAGGGGAGAGTGTGATTACGAGCAGAGTTTCAAACCCTCTTCCTAGCTCTGCTAGTGCATATTGCCCGATGGCTCCAACAGCAGCTCGTACCACTGTCAACTCTGCCCCCAGGCCATCCAATCCAGTCCTCTCCTCCAGACTGGGTCATCAGCCAGGCTCTGCCTCTACCCAGGCCTACTCCCAACCCCACCTTCGTCCTCTGGCCTCCGTCCCCCAGTCCATTGAAGAGGCTCTAGATAAGCTGGATGCCGAGCTGGAGGGACACATGCAGgctgaggaaaggaggaagagggaccgagaggaggaagagagaaaaattagagaagaggagaggcggagaaggagagaatgggagaagaagcaggaggaggagaggaagaagaaagagttggagaagaaagaggaggagaggaagaggagagaattggagagacaggaggaggagaggaagaagagagaatgggagaggcaggagcaggagaggaagaagagagaatgggagagacaggagcaggagaggaagaagagagaatgggagaggcaagaagaggagaggaggaggagagaacttgagaggcaggaagaggagaggaaaaagagagaatgggagaggcaggagcaagagaggaagaagagagaatgggagaggcaGGAGCAagacaggaagaagagagattgggagagacaggagcaggagaggaagaagagagaatgggagaggcaggaggaggaaaagaaaaagcaaagagagtgggagagaaaagaggaggagaagaagaggaggatggagcggaagagggaggaggaactGCGCAGTGCTAAAGGCAAAGAGCAGACTGCTATTGAAAATCTGGAGAGACTGCTCTCCGGCAACTCTTCCCCAACACCCCcacctcctcgcctctcctctgccACCACACCTCCTTCTGCCCCACCTCCCCCCAATACTCGCGCCTCACCCCCCTACCCCTGGCTAAGCCGTGGCGGTGTACTCCCCTGTCCTCCGGGCCAGACCCCCAACACCACTGCCCCTCTGGAGAGGTTGCGACCGCCCCCTCTCACCCCTCAGACGGAATATgccagagaaaaacagaggcagagggagatgtGGAGCAACAATGGCGGCACGACACTCAGTCCCTCATCTACACACAATACCTCAGGGATGAACCAGCTGGCGTACCACAACCAGGCCCACAAGCCCCCCACGATGCAAGCTGCACCCAGCCAATCCAAAGACTctgtcagggagagagacagcagcagcagcagccagcagcaaaCCGCTGGaggtctctgctctctccccacCCCGGCACTCAGAGAGCCCCCCAAACTGTATCAGGCCTTTCCCAGAGACAACCTGCCACCTGCACCCCCGTCGTCCaccacctccagctccaccGGGAGCCTCCTCCACAAGCGGATGCCCAGCGGTGGGCTTGGCAGCCTGGGCAGCAGTGCCAGCAGCTGCAGCGGGGACTCCGACAGTGCTCAGTTTGAGGAGGAGCCCTCAGAGTTGTCCACACTGCTCCCTGATGGTCTAGCTAACATTATGGCAATGCTGGATGAATCTAtcaaaaaggaagaggagatgtaTAGCAATGAGAAGACAGGATCCAGAGGTCTCCTTGACACCTTCTCCCCTAGCGTCCAGCCTGTCAAGAGCTACCTGTGCGCCCCAGACCTCATACCAGCGCCCAAGCATCAGCCAAACCAGGAGGAGTTTGGATCCAATCCCCATGCTAGCCCTCCTGTGCTCAGCCGCCAAGGCTCTCTGGCATCCCCTTGCAGCCGGACTTCCTCTCTcaatgaggaggatgaggactgCCTGAAAGCTCCTCCAAATATCCCTCTGAACCCTAAACAGTCAATGGACATGGCAATGGGAGCAGCAAACACCAACTACCGCCACAGTGACCTGGCCAAGCTTTATGGCCTCCCTGACCCGGCTAAAAGCGAggctgatgaggaggaggacgaagatGAGTCTGAGACCCCCTCCTGTTCCCCACCACCCCAAAGACCCCACCTTCACCAGACAGGGGTTAACAGCATGTTCAAGTCCCTGGCGACAGTCCTAGAGAGCCAGAAGTACGCTTACCGAGGTGGGCCTTTTGGAAGACCACCTCCATCTGCTCTGGTTGGGGTCAAATATTCCTCTTCACTTTCACTGGGCCCTGACATCTGCCACCAGCAACAAGGCAATTCCCCCACCTCAGATTCCACCAATCATCCAGGATTCAGTCCGGCTGTCCCACCTCTGAAGTCCTCCCCAACTCCTTTGTTAGAAAACAAGAAACTGACAGTAGAGGAGGCTGATATCTGGAGGGACGGTAGAGAAACAACAGATAAAAGGATAAACTCTATTAAAAAGGAGTTTATTCCCTCAATAAAGCCTGTTAAGAAAGTCAAGGAGGAGCAGAAGCTGACCACCATTTCGGAGTCCTCCCTGGCCGAGCTGGGCAGGAGCTGTGAGGTCATGCTTAGTCGGCAGTCACTCCCGAACAAGAGCTCCGCTGATAAACCCAACAGCCATGTCAAGCTGGAGGATAGACACAAGcccgagagagagaaggaacggaacagagagagggacaaaaacAGGGATAGGGACAGAgatagggagaaagagaagaagaggaagcatGGCCACAGccacagtagcagcagcagcagcagcaagaagtatgaagagagaaaagagaggaagaagaagcacagagaaaagagggaagagatgaccttctcctcttcttcatcctcatcttcctccaccCATTCCAGCTCCAGCTCGGGCTCCGGCCACAAGCGGCACAAGGATGGCAAGAGCCACAAGGAGAAGAAGGATCGCAGAATCCTCGGTGACCTCGACCTCCAGAGCAAGGAGGTACGCGAGAAGAACCGGGCTCGCTCCGactcagaaaaaaagaaacgcaAAGAAGCATCGAGTGCTGGCTCCACCAGTGAAGGAGAGCACGCCGAATGGACCTCTCAGAGTTCTGGAGAAAGATCCTCCGGCTGCAAAAAAGACACTGAATCGTCCGGTTCCTCATTGGGTTCCATGGACTTCCTGAAGCTGAAGGCATTGTCGGATGGGCCACCCAAGGAGCTGAAGATCCGCCTGATCAAAGTTGAGAGCGGGGACAGGGAGACGTTCATCGCCTCGGAGGTGGAAGAGAAGAGGATCCCTCTGGAGGACATCTGCATCAAAAACACTGCCAGTGAAATCATCAGGGCCTGCAA GGGTGCAAGGGTGAAAGGGAAGTTCAGAGAGTCCTACTTGCTACCAGCCTTCTCCGTCAAGCCCGTCATGACCTCAGACGTGCCCATTCCCAGAGAGAAGCTCAACCCTCCTACACCCAGCATCTAT TTGGAGAGTAAGAGGGATGCCTTCTCCCCTGTGCTGCTGCAGTTCTGCACAGACCCTAAGAATCCAGTTACCGTCATCAGGGGCCTGGCCGGATCACTACGACTCA acCTGGGCCTGTTCTCCACCAAGTCACTGGTGGACGCCAACTCAGAGCATGCTGTGGAGGTGAGGACTCAGGTGCAGCAGCCTGCTGATGAGAACTGGGACGCCACTGGGACGGGTCAGACCTGGCCCTGTGAGAGCAGCCGCTCCCACACCACCATCGCAAAGTATGCCCAGTACCAGGCCTCCAGCTTCCAGGAGAGCCTGCAG GAGGAGAAAGgcagtgatgaggaggaggatgacgatgatgaaaaggacaaggacaaggagaaggaaaaggagaaggaaaaggagaaggaaaaagagaaagaaaaagagaaagagaagaagctATCCAACAGTCCTGACACACCCAGCAAGGACAGCTCAAAGGAGAGCGCCAG CGGTGAGCAGAAACCAGTGGGGAAGATCATTAAATTTGGCACCAACATTGACCTGTCAGATCCCAAGAG ATGGAAGCCCCAGCTACAGGAGCTGCAGAAGCTGCCAGCTTTTATGCGCGTAGCATCCAGTGGCAACATGCTGAGCCACGTGGGCCACACTATCTTAGGCATGAACACTGTCCAGCTCTACATGAAGGTCCCTGGGAGCCGGACGCCTG GTCACCAGGAGAACAATAACTTCTGCTCGGTGAACATCAACATCGGCCCTGGGGACTGTGAGTGGTTCTCCGTCCATGAGAACTACTGGCATGCTATCAGCGACTTCTGTGAAAA GCATGGAGTGGACTACCTGACAGGGTCCTGGTGGCCGGTGCTGGAAGACCTCTACAAGGCCAACATCCCTGTGTACCGCTTCATCCAGCGGCCCGGAGACTTGGTGTGGATCAACGCTGGGACCGTTCACTGGGTCCAGGCCGTGGGCTGGTGCAACAACATCGCCTGGAACGTCGGACCTCTCCACG cctACCAGTACCAGCTGGCCCTAGAGAGGTTTGAGTGGAACGAGGTGAAGAAGGTCAAGTCCATCGTCCCCATGATCCACGTGTCCTGGAACGTGGCCCGCACTGTCAAGGTCACCGACCCAGACACCTACAAGATGGTCAG ACACTGCCTGCTGCAGTCCATCAAGCACATCCAGATCCTGCGGGACCAGCTGGTGGCCACAGGCAAGAAGATTTCCTACCAGAGTCGCGTCAAGGACGAGCCCGCCTACTACTGCAACGAGTGTGAT GTGGAGGTGTTCGACTTGCTGTTTGTGACCAGCGAGAACAGCAGCAGGAAGACGTACGTGGTTCACTGTGAGGACTGCGCCCGCCAGCGCAGCCCCAGCCTGACCAACGTGGTGGTGCTGGAGCAGTACCGCATAGAGGAGCTCATGAACACATACGACAGCTTCAGCCTG GCCACGCCGTCCGGCTCCCGGTGA